Part of the Bacteroidota bacterium genome is shown below.
GGAAAGTACCCAGTCCAAATAAAACCATAAACAAGGCTCCATAAAAAACAGATTGTGTAGCCAGTGATGCTATTAAAGCTACATACACAAAACCACAAGGCAATATGCCATTGAGTGCACCAATTAAAAAAAAGGAAAATAAATGTTTACTCCTGAATAATTTTCCATACCATTTATTGCCCCAAAAATTAAACTCCAGCTTGCTTAATATTTTTGGAAGAAACAATTTCATTAACGTTACAACCAAAATTAACACACCGGCCAAAATACTGATGGACTGCTGCCATCCGGCTATTTTTAAACCAAAGCCTAATGAACCTATAATGGCTCCCAACACTGCATAAGTAAAAATTCTGCCTAAGTTATAGGTTAAGCGTGAAACGAATAAATGGCCTGTTGTACTGCTATGTTTGGGTAAAGCAAAAGCAATGGGCCCACACATACCTGCACAATGCATACTACCTACCAAGCCTGTTACAAATGCCGTTAAAAACAATAATTCCATATCCGGTTATATATGTAAATGTTCTTCTAAATAATGGATTCCTTGTTCATCATTCCATATTATTTTAGCTGTCCAATTGCCTTTTGCAAAATCAATTAAACCAACGGAGCAAGCATGCTCTTGGTTGTTCAAATCAATTGCTATCCGTTTGTCAAAAGATTTATTGGCCAGGCAATAAAATTGAATATATGCATTACTGATTTTTTTAAGTTGTGTGTTTTTAATATGTAAGACTTGAGTATTTTGGTTGTTATTTAACCATATAACTGTCACCTCTAACAAACTATCTGCTCCCTTATTGGCATCAATAGTAGTTTGGTAAGCTTCACCTTTTTCATAGTAATCATTCTCAACCAATACCACATCCTCATTTATCATTTTTACAGTCATTGTTATAATAAAAGCCATAAATAGTGCAGCTGCTACAACTAGTTTTGTTCCCCAATTCAGTTTCATGTTATTACTTTGTTTTATACTAATTAACCGGTGCTAAAAAATTCGATTTCATTTGCTCAATAATTTCACCATTGATTTTTACATTAATAAGCACTTCGTTTTGATTACTTGATATGAGTTTAGGATCTATCTCTATAAAAAAACTAGTCTTAGCTAATTCATCTTTAGGTATATTTATTTTATTACGGTCAATTAAAATAATTTTCCCTCCTATGGGCTTAATTAATTCTAACTCTATTGGTACCGCATTAAATGTTTTATTCACAACTTCTATATTGTAAAGATTACTTATATTACCATTAGTCTGTGTTTGGTATAACATACCAGCCGTTCTGTTCAGTGTAGTTTCTATTTCTTTCCTGCTTGCTACCAAATAAATTAATAGTCCAAATAATACAATCAATACTGATGAGTAACCCACATTTCGTAAGGTAAATTTAAAGGTTTCATTTTTATCAATCCCATTTTTTGAATTAAAGCCAATCAACCTTTTTGGTTTATTTATTTTTACCATTACCTCATCGCAGGCATCAATACAAGCTGTACAGTTAATGCATTCCAGTTGTGTACCATTCCTTATATCAATGCCCGTAGGACAAACCTGCACACATAATTTACAATCAATACAATCGCCTTTAAGAGTTGTTTCTGCTTGTTTTTTTACCGCCTTACCTCTTGGTTCCCCTCTTAAATAATTATAGGCCACTACAATAGAATGTTGGTCTAACATTAAACCTTGTAAGCGGCCATATGGACAAATAATTACACAAACTATTTCGCGTAAAAAGGCAAAAACAAAATAGAAAACTGTTGAAAATACTAATAAAGAAATAAGCTTACCTAAGTGAGCTATTGGACCTTCTATGATTAACAATTTCATTTCATCAATACCTATAATGTATGAAAGGAATGTATTGGCTATTAAAAATGACAACAAATAAAACACCACATGCTTAGCTGTTTTCCTTACTATTTTATTAGTTGTCCAGGTTTGTGCAGCTAACTTTTTTTGCTGGTTAAAATCGCCTTCAATTAAATACTCAACCTTACGAAAAAGCATTTCCATAAAAATGGTTTGAGGGCAGGCCCACCCGCACCATACCCTGCCAAACAATACCGTAAATACAATAATAAAAAGAATAAAAGTAAGCATGAGTAAAGCAAACAGGTTTAAATCCTGTGGCCAGAAAGGCATACCGAAAATAATAAACTTGCGCTCTAAAATATTAAATAACAACATGGGGTGTCCATGCATTTTAATAAAAGGGCTTACAAAAAACAGCGCATATAAAAACCATGCAAAAAGCGTTCTGTAGAGGTATAAACCACCTTTAGGCTTTCTTGGAAAGATCCAAAGGCGTTTACCCTCCTTATTTACATTTGACAAGCTATCCCTGTAATGGGCCTCATCTAATGCCGTAGCCGCTTCAACTTCCTGCATGATTTTAAAATTATTGTAACGCGGTTATTAAACTATCCTTTGCAATTACAGCTTGTGTTGAATCAGATTTTGTCGATTCCATTTTAGTACCTTGTGGTGCTAATGCACCCGGAGGGTTTGTACCTTGCAGTGTGGTAATATAACTTGTGAGTTCAGCCATTTGCAATCCATTTAACGACTTTTCCCAAGCTATCATACCCTTACCTGTTACACCATATTTAATGGTTTTAAAAATATTGTTTACTTCGCCTCCGTGTAACCAGTATTCATCGGTTAAGTTAGGCCCTACCTTACCTTCACCGGCAGCACCATGGCAAACAGCACACTTAGCTATAAACATTTCTTTTCCTTCATTAATTTGCTTGCTATCAGCCAATAGTTTAACATTATTCTCATCTATAGTATTGCCCACTTTTTTCAGGTATTCAACCTTGGCTATTTCTGCATCAGCTAACTGTTGCTCATACTCTGCCATTTGCAATTGACCATAACCCAAAAAGTGATACCAAAAGGCATAAATGATAGCAAAAACAATAGTGCTATAAAACATAAAGTTAAACCAGGGTGGTGTAGGATTATCTAACTCAACAATACCATCAAAACTTTCGTCCAGCATTAATTCTTTCTCATGTTTTAATGAGTGCAATGAAAATAATTTTTCAACGGTTGTTCTTTCTTCTAATGCTACCACAACAGGTTTATTAATATTCCTGACTGCTTTTAACATAATGTATGTTAAGCCTAATATAATCAGCACCAAAAGACTAATTAAAATGGCCATCACTTTTAAATACAGCATGTCAAAATCACCAAAGTTAAATGCAGACTCTGATGCCATTACTGAACCTGATAACATAACTATACTCGCGGCTACAAATATTTTTGCTTTCATTTTTCTATTGATTAAATATTAAACTTTATTGAAGTGGTTTATTACGCATTTCTTCTATGTAGCTCTTTTTAGCTTTAAACAACCAAATAGTAACCAATACAAAAAACGAGGTAAACACTAGCAGAGAAAACATTTGATAAATATTAACTCCACTTATTTCATGTAATAAATTGCGAAACATATTTTTAATTATTTAGTGGTTGTATTACTTAATTTAATATCGGTACCTAAGCGTTGTAAATAGGCTATAATAGCAATCAACTCTTTATCACTTTCCAGTTTTATTTTTTCAACAGCTAAGTTTTCACTTATTTGTTTTGCCTGATTTTGTAAATCAGCTACAGCCTGGTTTTCATAACCTTTTTCATAAGGCACGCCTAATGTGCGCATGGCATTAATTTTATCTTTGGTATTTGAAATATCCAACACTTGTTCAGCCAACCAAGGGTATGCTGGCATAATAGAACCGGGCGACATTAAACGAGGGTCAATCATATGATGATAATGCCAACTATTAGGATACTTACCACCTTCGCGTAATAAATCAGGACCGGTACGTTTTGAACCCCATAAAAATGGATGATCATATACATATTCACCAGCTTTTGCATATTCACCATAACGTTCTGTTTCACTTCTAAACGGACGAACCATTTGTGAATGACAACCTACACAACCTTCGCGTATGTACAAATCGCGACCCTGCAACTCAAGCGGAGTATAAGGTTTAACACTGGTTATAGTTGGTATATTTGATTTAATTAAAAAGGTTGGCATCATTTCCACCAGACCACCAATAGCAACCACCACAATAGCCAATACCATAAAAGTAATAGGTTTGCGTTCTAATGCTTTATGCCAATAAGAGGCATGTCCAACCGGTTGATAATTGCTTTCCAAAGCCGGGGCTTCTGCATTTTCATTGGCTACCAGTTTACCTGAAGCCATAGTTTTAACAAGGTTATAAACCATTACTAAGGTTCCTGCTAAATAAAGAGTGCCACCAATAGAACGAAATATATGTAATGATCGAATTTGTTTAGTCGTATCTATAAACTCATATTTTAATTGCCCTGCTTCTGTGAACTCTTTCCACATTAAACCTTGTGTAAATCCGCTCCAATACATAGGCACTGCATAAAATAATATACCTAATGTACCAATCCAAAAATGAAAATTTGCTAATTTACCAGAGTATATTTTGGTATTATATATTCTGGGAATTAACCAATATAAAATACCAAAAGTCATAAATCCATTCCAGCCTAAAGCTCCAACATGTACATGGGCTACTATCCAATCAGTAAAATGTGCAATAGCATTTACGTTTTTAAGCGATAACAGAGGCCCTTCAAACGTAGCCATACCGTATGCTGTAATAGCTACAGCAAAAAACTTTAAAACAGGTTCATCACGAACTTTATCCCAGGCACCTCTTAATGTCAACAATCCATTAATCATACCTCCCCACGAAGGAGCAATAAGCATAATAGAAAAAACAACACCTAATGACTGAGCCCAGTCGGGCAAAGAAGTATAAAGTAAATGATGGGGCCCTGCCCAGATATATAAAAATATTAAACTCCAAAAATGCAGGATAGACAATTTATAAGAGTAAACAGGTCTGTTAACTGCTTTAGGCAAATAATAATACATCAATCCTAAAAATGGAGTGGTTAAGAAAAAAGCCACTGCATTATGTCCGTACCACCACTGTACCAACGCATCTTGCACACCGGCATACCACGAATAGCTTTTAAATAGTGAAATAGGTAATTCAAATGAATTAACAATATGTAATACTGCTACAGTAACAAATGTGGCTATATAAAACCAAATGGCTACGTACATATGGCGCTCCCTGCGTTTAAAAATGGTACCAAACATGTTCCAGCCAAACACAACCCAAATTAAAGTAATAGCAATATCAATAGGCCACTCTAACTCTGCATACTCTTTTGATGTGGTAAGACCTAAAGGTAAAGTAAGTGCAGCAGCCACAATAATGGCCTGCCATCCCCAAAAGTGTATGCGACTTAAAACATCGCTAAACATTCTGGCTTTACATAAACGCTGTAACGAGTAATACACACCCATGAAAATAGCATTACCTACAAAAGCAAAAATGATAGCATTGGTGTGTAATGGTCTGATGCGACCAAATGAGGTATACTGATTGCCAAGATTAGCTGCCGGCTCGTATAGTTGAATAGCAACGAGCAAACCTACAATCATTCCTACAACTCCCCATAACATGGTAGCTATGGCAAAGTTTTTTACGATTCGGTTATCGTATTGAAATTTTTCTATTTGCATAAGGTGAGTATATTATTTACTCAACAAACCTACTATGCCTTTATACTATATAATATGACCAACTACAAACAATAGTGTGACATATTATATTATAAATACTGATGCATGTCATTATTACGAAGCAAAATTATTGAATGTCTTGTTCAGTTTTTGTTCCATCTTCAAAAAGCATGCGAACAGAAGGAGTATAATCATCATCAATCTGACCACTTTTCACCATCCATATAAAAGCTATTAAAAAACCAACAGCTAATACAAAACTACATCCTATTAAAATCAACATTATTTTCATGGCTTCTGGTTGCTTTATTGTTTATTCATTTTCCTTGCTAATATATAAGTAGCACAAGTGGTAAAACCTATTACTGTAAAGGAGCTTATAGGCATTAGTATAGCAGCAATTACAGGAGACAATGTGCCACTTACTGCATACGACAAACCAATAATATTATAGCTTAATGAAAGTATAAAACTTACATAAATAACTTTCATGGTGTTTCTGCAATACGTTAAATAGGAAGGCAAGTATTCAAATTGACTGGCATCCATAATTACATCGCTTGATGGAGAAAAGCTGGAAGTATCCTCACTTAAACTAATACCAACAGCAGCCGCCTTTAAAGCACCCGCATCATTTAATCCGTCACCAACCATCATCACCTTTTTATTATTATCCTGCAAACTATTTACAAATAACAATTTGTCGGATGGGCTTTGTTTAAATAATAATTGAGCCTGATCAGGAAACACCGTTTGCAGGTAAGCTTTCTCACTTTCATTATCGCCAGATAAAACACTTAGTGAAAATATATTGGCAAGCTTATCAATTACGTTTTTTAAACCGGTTCGGTATATATGATTAATTTTAAACCGCCCTTTCAACTCTTCATTTATTTTCACATAAATAAAAGTATTCAATACACTTTCATCTGTTGTGGTAATGTTTAAAAACTTAGCTGAGCCTAATTTAATTTCATTTCCTGCTACATCAGCCTGTATACCTTTTCCTATATACTCATTAAATACATTTAACGACATACTTGTATTAACCTGCAAATACGATACAATACGTTTACTTAAAGGATGTATGGAGTTTTGAGCAACTGCCACTATCAACTCCTTATCCAAATCACTTAACTCACTTCCTTCAAATACTATTTGCGACTCATTGCTTTGTGTAATGGTACCGGTTTTATCAAATACTATGGTATCTATATTGGCAATATGTTCTACCACACCTGCCGATTTCAAATAAAATTTTTGCCTGCCTAAATTACGCATGGCATTACCCAATGCAAAAGGGCTTGATAAAGCCAATGCACATGGGCATGCAATAATGAGTACAGAAGTAAAAGCATGAATTACTTTATGACTATCAAAAACCATCCAAAACAAAGCTGAAGAAACAGCTACTGCTAGTAAAACAACAGTGAAATACTTACTCACCCTGGTTTGAAAAGTTTCTACTTTACTATTAACTGCTTTGGAAAATATATCGTTATTCCATAATTGTGTTAAATAACTTTGTTCCGTTAACTTACATACCTCCAACTCCAAATTACCGCTGGTTTGTTTACCTCCTGCATAAATTATTTCACCCAATTCTTTTTTAACAGGTTCTTTCTCGCCCGAAACAAAGCTAAAATCTATATTAGCCTGTCCTTTTAGTAATATACTATCAGCAGGAATTATCTCATTGTTTCTAATTAATATTCTATCGCCTACTTTCAATTTATTAATGGCAACTGAAGCAGTAGCGCCATTGCTAATTGTCATAACTGATATGGGAAAGTATGATTGGTAATCGCGCTCAAAGGAAAGCGACTCGTATGTTTTTTGTTGAAACCATTTACCTATGAGTAAGAAGAAAACCAAACCGGCTAAAGTATCGCAATAACCTAAGCCTGTATGACTCAATATTTCATAAAAATTGCGTACAAACAAAACCACTAAACCAATGGCCAAGGGTACATCTATGGTAATTAATTTTTTACGTAATCCTTTGTAAGCTGCTATTAAATAATCTTGCCCACTGAAAGCAAAAACCGGTATGGATAATGCCAGGTTAATATAACCAAATGCAGCCGACAAATAGTTCTTAGTGGTCATATCCAGTCCAAAATACTCCGGAAAACTAATGAGCATAATATTACCAAAACAAAAACCAGCCACTCCAATTTGAAACAAAAGTTTTCTATTGGTATGATTGCGTTTCTTGTCCTTCATATCGTGCATACTTAAGGTGGGTTCATAACCTATACTGGCTAATAAAGTAACCAACTCTCGCAATGTTATTTTATGTGGATCGTATACAACGCTGGCTGTTTGTTTTAAAAAATTAACCCTTACAGCCACCACTCCAGCATGTATTTTATATAAATTCTCAAGCAAATAAATACAACTGCTGCAATGAATAGTAGGAATAGTAAATTGGAGTCTAGCTATTTTATCGTCTTTATAGTCAATCAACTTTGACTGTACTTGGTTATCGTCCAAGTAGGCAAATTTATTTTGCTGCAAACTTTTTAAAGACTTACCAGGTGTTGTTTCAATGGTATAATAATCCATTAAATTATTTTCCGACAAAAGCCTGAATACATTTTTACAACCTATACAACAAAAGCTTTTATCAGCGAATGAGATTATCCCGTCCTTACAATCATCGCCACAGTGGCAACAAGTTGTTTTAGCTTTTTCCGATTTTAATTCACCCATGTCAATCTATTATTAAGCCATAAAAACACTATTGCCTTCCTTTAAAAAGTACGATTCCTTGTCTTTCATTAAATCGTAAATAATATCCTCTTTATTATGGCCGGCTACCAGCAAAAAATGATGGTACGTATTTAACAACATCAATAAATCATGTTGAAATGCCTCTAGGTATATACGACTAATAGAAAAATGTAAACAATACGATTTAATATAAGCAATTAAATACCGCTCTTCATCCAAAGCTTGATTAGTGGCTTTAATAATTAAATGTACGGAGGCCTGCTTTATTTGCGCTCCCATTAAATAAACAAATAGTTTAATGGTTTGAAATGAATCTAACGACCCATCAAATAACAAAACAACATGCTCAATTATTAACTCCTTTGAAGGAATCAATAGTATAGGGCATTGGCAAGTGGTAAGCAATTGATAAATGTTATCAGCCCCCTCTTTGCTATCCAAATTTTTTGTTATTATTTCTTTCCCAATAATTAAGGTATCGCTGTATTTTGATTCCACCACAAAAGAGGTTGCCAGTAAATTGGCTTTTTCAAAAAACACATCAATTTTAAGCGACAGTAACTTACATTTTCTAATTACTCGCTCTATTGTTTCTTGGCTATTAAGTGGGTTATTGTGCAATATTTTTGAAATCAATTCATCATATTCATATTGCGATACTTCATTTACACTATTATTAAACAAGTTACCAATATCATGATGACTGATTCCATCAACAAAAACACCCGTTGAAGAGGTAATGGTACCAGCATTAAACATGCTCTTACTTTGCTCTATTAAAGCTTCAGTATTATCATTATCATCTAATAATATCAGTAAATTTTGGGCCATAGCATCTTTGGTAATACAATACACTTTATGTTGTACCAAAGGTATTCTTATGAATACCGCAACCCTATGACTTGACTCAATGTAAAAACTGATGATTAGGGTATTTATAACTGACAAGTGTCAGCAAACCATCATTTAACAATAAGCTATAAACAGAAAGAGTGACAAGGAAACTATTGCGCAGGTTCTTCTGCGGCAGTTCCTTTATCGGTGCGTTTAGTGCCTAAATACATTTGGTATTGGTGAAACTTACACTCCAACGGACCATTGTAAACCAGTAAGCGTTGCGATGTTTTTAAACGGATACTTTTCATGGCTTCCTGGTTTGATGAAAGTACCCATGCCTGCCAACCGTTAAAATCTTTCTTAAATTTATCGCCAATCATTTTATAAAACTCACCTGCTTCTTCCAATGAAAGTCTTTCCCCGTAAGGTGGGTTAATAACCAAAGTACCTTTATCAGCAGGCACTTTTGCATATTCAAAAGGCACTTTATCCAATCTTATTACATCACTTAAACCTGCGTTTTTTATATTTTCTCTGGCTATTTCAAGTGTGGTGCCTGATATATCCGAACCATAAATTTTCAGGTTCCTATCATGTACTATATTCGCTTTGGCTTCTTGTTTTATGCTTTGCCATAGCTGATGGTCGTAATCTAACCACGATTGAAAACCAAAACGTTTACGTAAATAATTAGCCGGAATATTTTTAGCTAACATAGCTGCTTCAATCACTATAGTTCCACTACCACACATGCCATCCATAAAAGGCTCTTTTAAATCCCAACCGCTCATTTTTACAATAGCTGCTGCGGTTACTTCATTTAAAGGCGCTCTGTTGGTTTCTTCCCTATACCCTCTTTTATGTAATGAATCGTTACTCGCATCTAATGAAAGGGTGACATCATCTTTAAAAATATGTATGTTTAAACGTAAATCCGGATTAATAATATCTACATCAGGTCTTCTGTTAAATTTTTCTCTGAACTGATCTACAATAGCATCCTTTGTTTTTAAGGCAATGTACTGCGAGTGGTTAAAAAAGTCGGAGCGTAAAAGCCCGTCAATAGCTAAAGAGCCATCAACATTCATAAATGTGGACCAATCAATTTTACCAACCGCATCGTATAGCTGTTTATCATTACGGGCTTTAAACTGGTAAAAAGGAACCAATATTTTTAAAGCTAAACGGGCATATAAATTTGCTTTGTACAATAAGGCCTTATCGCCTTCAAAGCTTACCGCTCTTTTTAAACGTTGTGTATTTTGTGCGCCTAATTGTTGTAGTTCTTTTTCTAAAAGAGGCTCTAAACCCTGTTGGGTTTTGGCAATCATTTTAAATTGCCCTTCTGTAATATTTTTCAAAACTTATTTGTATTTGCTTTACACATTGGTCATTACCAAATTAACAACCATGCATTTATGAGGGCGCAATATAACTATTTAAACAGGAAGCCCTATTCAATTATTTTTTGCATTAGTAAAACCCATCAGAAAATAGGTGGCGTGAGTACTTTCATTACCGGTAACAAAAGCCATCAAATACAGTACTATTTTAATTGCCGTGCTCGGCTAACCACTTTATGCAAATGCATGTAACAAAAAGCAGGAAAGACAAAACAAGCATTCTAGGGTTAGTGTAACTGGGTCTATATTTTTTAGCTTCCATCTGTCTATGATTTTATGGTTAACTCAAAAATAAGTTTTCGGTGCTTATATTTTCAGCAAATTGAAAAAACAGGAAAAAAGTGGGGTTTTTACTACTAATTTCCTTTAACTACATCTTAATAACTAGAGGGCTGACTACGAAAAAAGAGCATACTTATTACAAATGTACTCTGCTGACAAATAGTGATTCTCGGCCATCAGTCAATTATTAATATTTGATGCCATTGTTTACAAATATTGCCAAAGTTAATACCTGCATTTGCAGGACTTGTGCTTGGTAAAGCAATATATTTAATGCCACTTTTTTTATCAAAATACTTATTGAAAAGTGCCTGAGATTTTGCTCCATTAAAACCGATAACTTTTAAATGCTGGTGGCCATCTATAAAGCTATCCAAATCATTTGGTTCTTCGTCTTTAATTGCACTATCAAGACTACCTTTTCTATTTGCTTTATGGGCTACATCCCAAACACCAATTTTATTTTTTAGTAGCAGTTCTTTTTTATCAGCATAAGTAAGAGGCAAATCGTTGTTGGTAATTGTCGAAATAATTTTCCAAAATCGGTTTCTTGGGTGTCCATAATACTCATTAAGTTCAATTGATTTGTCGCCAGGTATTGACCCTAAAATCAAAAAGGTAGTATCAGCGTTAGCAATTGGACCGAACGACATTTTAGTATGTACCTCATCAGCTTTTGATACTTGTTTTACCCCCTTCGATTTTTCTGTTGGCATTGATTTTACTTTAGTTAAGGGTTGCCCAATTAAAGAAACTGCTGAACCATTACAACTGAAAATATTTGTATAATTTCTTGTCCTGCCATGAATTTGAAATGCTTGAATTGGAGAGCCGTCCTTTTTTTGATACCATCCATTTTTATTCAACTCATCAGCAATTTGAAGAGTCGTCATTGAATGTTTCGTTTGCTGTAAAAGTTTTTCTATTGCCTCGTGAAGCGTCATTTGTTTTTTATTATGCGTAGTATGTTTAGTTAAGCTTTTCAAGTTCTTGTTTCAGTTCCGCTAATGTCGTTTCCTTAAAAGCTAAATTTTCTAAGGGTTTGTCTGCAATAGTCAGTTTTTGAAATGCCGTCTGAAATTTTCCATCTGCGTTTTTAATAGCTACAATTGTAACTTGTCTGCCAACTGGAACTTTTGAAAAAACATGCTTGCCGTCAACCAGTTTTGCCATTAGTACACCGTCAATGTCAGTAAACACCATTTTTATTTTAGTGTCGGTGACTGTCGGTGATTGCACAA
Proteins encoded:
- a CDS encoding FixH family protein, which translates into the protein MKLNWGTKLVVAAALFMAFIITMTVKMINEDVVLVENDYYEKGEAYQTTIDANKGADSLLEVTVIWLNNNQNTQVLHIKNTQLKKISNAYIQFYCLANKSFDKRIAIDLNNQEHACSVGLIDFAKGNWTAKIIWNDEQGIHYLEEHLHI
- the ccoN gene encoding cytochrome-c oxidase, cbb3-type subunit I — its product is MQIEKFQYDNRIVKNFAIATMLWGVVGMIVGLLVAIQLYEPAANLGNQYTSFGRIRPLHTNAIIFAFVGNAIFMGVYYSLQRLCKARMFSDVLSRIHFWGWQAIIVAAALTLPLGLTTSKEYAELEWPIDIAITLIWVVFGWNMFGTIFKRRERHMYVAIWFYIATFVTVAVLHIVNSFELPISLFKSYSWYAGVQDALVQWWYGHNAVAFFLTTPFLGLMYYYLPKAVNRPVYSYKLSILHFWSLIFLYIWAGPHHLLYTSLPDWAQSLGVVFSIMLIAPSWGGMINGLLTLRGAWDKVRDEPVLKFFAVAITAYGMATFEGPLLSLKNVNAIAHFTDWIVAHVHVGALGWNGFMTFGILYWLIPRIYNTKIYSGKLANFHFWIGTLGILFYAVPMYWSGFTQGLMWKEFTEAGQLKYEFIDTTKQIRSLHIFRSIGGTLYLAGTLVMVYNLVKTMASGKLVANENAEAPALESNYQPVGHASYWHKALERKPITFMVLAIVVVAIGGLVEMMPTFLIKSNIPTITSVKPYTPLELQGRDLYIREGCVGCHSQMVRPFRSETERYGEYAKAGEYVYDHPFLWGSKRTGPDLLREGGKYPNSWHYHHMIDPRLMSPGSIMPAYPWLAEQVLDISNTKDKINAMRTLGVPYEKGYENQAVADLQNQAKQISENLAVEKIKLESDKELIAIIAYLQRLGTDIKLSNTTTK
- a CDS encoding CcoQ/FixQ family Cbb3-type cytochrome c oxidase assembly chaperone, which produces MFRNLLHEISGVNIYQMFSLLVFTSFFVLVTIWLFKAKKSYIEEMRNKPLQ
- a CDS encoding cbb3-type cytochrome c oxidase N-terminal domain-containing protein, yielding MKAKIFVAASIVMLSGSVMASESAFNFGDFDMLYLKVMAILISLLVLIILGLTYIMLKAVRNINKPVVVALEERTTVEKLFSLHSLKHEKELMLDESFDGIVELDNPTPPWFNFMFYSTIVFAIIYAFWYHFLGYGQLQMAEYEQQLADAEIAKVEYLKKVGNTIDENNVKLLADSKQINEGKEMFIAKCAVCHGAAGEGKVGPNLTDEYWLHGGEVNNIFKTIKYGVTGKGMIAWEKSLNGLQMAELTSYITTLQGTNPPGALAPQGTKMESTKSDSTQAVIAKDSLITALQ
- a CDS encoding THUMP domain-containing protein gives rise to the protein MKNITEGQFKMIAKTQQGLEPLLEKELQQLGAQNTQRLKRAVSFEGDKALLYKANLYARLALKILVPFYQFKARNDKQLYDAVGKIDWSTFMNVDGSLAIDGLLRSDFFNHSQYIALKTKDAIVDQFREKFNRRPDVDIINPDLRLNIHIFKDDVTLSLDASNDSLHKRGYREETNRAPLNEVTAAAIVKMSGWDLKEPFMDGMCGSGTIVIEAAMLAKNIPANYLRKRFGFQSWLDYDHQLWQSIKQEAKANIVHDRNLKIYGSDISGTTLEIARENIKNAGLSDVIRLDKVPFEYAKVPADKGTLVINPPYGERLSLEEAGEFYKMIGDKFKKDFNGWQAWVLSSNQEAMKSIRLKTSQRLLVYNGPLECKFHQYQMYLGTKRTDKGTAAEEPAQ
- a CDS encoding heavy metal translocating P-type ATPase metal-binding domain-containing protein, translating into MGELKSEKAKTTCCHCGDDCKDGIISFADKSFCCIGCKNVFRLLSENNLMDYYTIETTPGKSLKSLQQNKFAYLDDNQVQSKLIDYKDDKIARLQFTIPTIHCSSCIYLLENLYKIHAGVVAVRVNFLKQTASVVYDPHKITLRELVTLLASIGYEPTLSMHDMKDKKRNHTNRKLLFQIGVAGFCFGNIMLISFPEYFGLDMTTKNYLSAAFGYINLALSIPVFAFSGQDYLIAAYKGLRKKLITIDVPLAIGLVVLFVRNFYEILSHTGLGYCDTLAGLVFFLLIGKWFQQKTYESLSFERDYQSYFPISVMTISNGATASVAINKLKVGDRILIRNNEIIPADSILLKGQANIDFSFVSGEKEPVKKELGEIIYAGGKQTSGNLELEVCKLTEQSYLTQLWNNDIFSKAVNSKVETFQTRVSKYFTVVLLAVAVSSALFWMVFDSHKVIHAFTSVLIIACPCALALSSPFALGNAMRNLGRQKFYLKSAGVVEHIANIDTIVFDKTGTITQSNESQIVFEGSELSDLDKELIVAVAQNSIHPLSKRIVSYLQVNTSMSLNVFNEYIGKGIQADVAGNEIKLGSAKFLNITTTDESVLNTFIYVKINEELKGRFKINHIYRTGLKNVIDKLANIFSLSVLSGDNESEKAYLQTVFPDQAQLLFKQSPSDKLLFVNSLQDNNKKVMMVGDGLNDAGALKAAAVGISLSEDTSSFSPSSDVIMDASQFEYLPSYLTYCRNTMKVIYVSFILSLSYNIIGLSYAVSGTLSPVIAAILMPISSFTVIGFTTCATYILARKMNKQ
- the ccoG gene encoding cytochrome c oxidase accessory protein CcoG, coding for MQEVEAATALDEAHYRDSLSNVNKEGKRLWIFPRKPKGGLYLYRTLFAWFLYALFFVSPFIKMHGHPMLLFNILERKFIIFGMPFWPQDLNLFALLMLTFILFIIVFTVLFGRVWCGWACPQTIFMEMLFRKVEYLIEGDFNQQKKLAAQTWTTNKIVRKTAKHVVFYLLSFLIANTFLSYIIGIDEMKLLIIEGPIAHLGKLISLLVFSTVFYFVFAFLREIVCVIICPYGRLQGLMLDQHSIVVAYNYLRGEPRGKAVKKQAETTLKGDCIDCKLCVQVCPTGIDIRNGTQLECINCTACIDACDEVMVKINKPKRLIGFNSKNGIDKNETFKFTLRNVGYSSVLIVLFGLLIYLVASRKEIETTLNRTAGMLYQTQTNGNISNLYNIEVVNKTFNAVPIELELIKPIGGKIILIDRNKINIPKDELAKTSFFIEIDPKLISSNQNEVLINVKINGEIIEQMKSNFLAPVN
- a CDS encoding sulfite exporter TauE/SafE family protein: MELLFLTAFVTGLVGSMHCAGMCGPIAFALPKHSSTTGHLFVSRLTYNLGRIFTYAVLGAIIGSLGFGLKIAGWQQSISILAGVLILVVTLMKLFLPKILSKLEFNFWGNKWYGKLFRSKHLFSFFLIGALNGILPCGFVYVALIASLATQSVFYGALFMVLFGLGTFPIMFSISMLGQIVKPSIRHKASALTPVFAIIIALVFIARGMNLGIPYLSPHIDNETQTVKMCCTPK
- the ccoS gene encoding cbb3-type cytochrome oxidase assembly protein CcoS, which produces MKIMLILIGCSFVLAVGFLIAFIWMVKSGQIDDDYTPSVRMLFEDGTKTEQDIQ